In Salvelinus namaycush isolate Seneca chromosome 15, SaNama_1.0, whole genome shotgun sequence, a genomic segment contains:
- the LOC120059871 gene encoding homeobox protein Nkx-2.4-like isoform X1, translated as MSLSPKHTTPFSVSDILSPIEETYKKFSAMDGAGNLTSPLGAYRQPQVSQTGMQQHSMGHNATVATTYHMPHTVSQFSHSAMGGYCNGSIGNMGDLPSYQETMRNSATATGWYGANTDQRYSTISRFMGPSTGMNMTGMGTLTGMGDASKSMPPLHAAPRRKRRVLFSQAQVYELERRFKQQKYLSAPEREHLASMIHLTPTQVKIWFQNHRYKMKRQAKDKAAQQLQQDSNLCQQQQSPRRVAVPVLVKDGKPCQNGSNTPTPNQQQQQHNGSGVVLPASSNAINQHQNHQVNSLVQAQDLEEMSPSPPSLHSQINMAQIDTSVIDYTNNMVSSNLLYGRTW; from the exons ATGTCGTTGAGCCCAAAGCATACAACGCCTTTCTCAGTGAGTGATATTTTGAGTCCTATCGAGGAGACCTACAAGAAGTTTAGTGCCATGGACGGCGCAGGGAACCTAACCTCTCCACTGGGAGCTTACCGACAGCCTCAGGTGTCCCAGACTGGCATGCAACAGCACTCCATGGGCCACAACGCCACCGTGGCGACCACCTACCACATGCCACACACTGTCTCCCAGTTCTCGCACAGCGCCATGGGGGGATACTGCAATGGGAGCATTGGCAACATGGGAGACCTTCCGTCGTACCAGGAAACCATGAGAAATAGCGCAACAGCTACAGGGTGGTATGGCGCAAACACGGATCAAAGATATTCAACAA TTTCTAGATTCATGGGACCTTCCACAGGTATGAACATGACTGGAATGGGGACCCTAACAGGCATGGGGGACGCCTCCAAGTCCATGCCACCCCTGCACGCAGCGCCCAGGAGGAAACGACGGGTACTCTTCTCCCAGGCTCAGGTGTACGAGCTAGAGAGGagattcaaacaacagaaatacctCTCAGCGCCAGAGCGGGAACACCTGGCCAGTATGATCCATCTGACGCCGACCCAGGTCAAGATCTGGTTCCAGAACCACAGGTACAAGATGAAGCGGCAGGCCAAGGACAAAGCGGCGCAGCAGCTGCAGCAGGACAGCAACCTGTGTCAGCAACAACAGTCGCCGAGACGCGTGGCCGTGCCTGTTCTGGTGAAGGACGGTAAACCATGTCAGAACGGCTCCAACACACCAACCCCGAACCAGCAGCAG cagcaacataaCGGTTCTGGGGTCGTGCTCCCCGCTTCCAGTAATGCCATCAATCAACACCAAAACCATCAGGTCAACTCTTTAGTTCAGGCCCAAGACCTGGAGGAGATGTCACCTAGCCCTCCTTCACTCCATAGCCAGATCAACATGGCGCAAATAGACACTTCTGTTATAGACTACACTAATAACATGGTCAGCTCCAACCTCCTCTACGGCAGAACTTGGTAG
- the LOC120059871 gene encoding homeobox protein Nkx-2.4-like isoform X2, which produces MSLSPKHTTPFSVSDILSPIEETYKKFSAMDGAGNLTSPLGAYRQPQVSQTGMQQHSMGHNATVATTYHMPHTVSQFSHSAMGGYCNGSIGNMGDLPSYQETMRNSATATGWYGANTDQRYSTISRFMGPSTGMNMTGMGTLTGMGDASKSMPPLHAAPRRKRRVLFSQAQVYELERRFKQQKYLSAPEREHLASMIHLTPTQVKIWFQNHRYKMKRQAKDKAAQQLQQDSNLCQQQQSPRRVAVPVLVKDGKPCQNGSNTPTPNQQQVNSLVQAQDLEEMSPSPPSLHSQINMAQIDTSVIDYTNNMVSSNLLYGRTW; this is translated from the exons ATGTCGTTGAGCCCAAAGCATACAACGCCTTTCTCAGTGAGTGATATTTTGAGTCCTATCGAGGAGACCTACAAGAAGTTTAGTGCCATGGACGGCGCAGGGAACCTAACCTCTCCACTGGGAGCTTACCGACAGCCTCAGGTGTCCCAGACTGGCATGCAACAGCACTCCATGGGCCACAACGCCACCGTGGCGACCACCTACCACATGCCACACACTGTCTCCCAGTTCTCGCACAGCGCCATGGGGGGATACTGCAATGGGAGCATTGGCAACATGGGAGACCTTCCGTCGTACCAGGAAACCATGAGAAATAGCGCAACAGCTACAGGGTGGTATGGCGCAAACACGGATCAAAGATATTCAACAA TTTCTAGATTCATGGGACCTTCCACAGGTATGAACATGACTGGAATGGGGACCCTAACAGGCATGGGGGACGCCTCCAAGTCCATGCCACCCCTGCACGCAGCGCCCAGGAGGAAACGACGGGTACTCTTCTCCCAGGCTCAGGTGTACGAGCTAGAGAGGagattcaaacaacagaaatacctCTCAGCGCCAGAGCGGGAACACCTGGCCAGTATGATCCATCTGACGCCGACCCAGGTCAAGATCTGGTTCCAGAACCACAGGTACAAGATGAAGCGGCAGGCCAAGGACAAAGCGGCGCAGCAGCTGCAGCAGGACAGCAACCTGTGTCAGCAACAACAGTCGCCGAGACGCGTGGCCGTGCCTGTTCTGGTGAAGGACGGTAAACCATGTCAGAACGGCTCCAACACACCAACCCCGAACCAGCAGCAG GTCAACTCTTTAGTTCAGGCCCAAGACCTGGAGGAGATGTCACCTAGCCCTCCTTCACTCCATAGCCAGATCAACATGGCGCAAATAGACACTTCTGTTATAGACTACACTAATAACATGGTCAGCTCCAACCTCCTCTACGGCAGAACTTGGTAG